A single genomic interval of Nitratidesulfovibrio sp. SRB-5 harbors:
- a CDS encoding MBL fold metallo-hydrolase RNA specificity domain-containing protein, protein MNIQFLGAAQTVTGSCYMLEANGTRFAIDCGMHQGNSEIEKRNVDTDIYRPGDIAFFLVTHAHIDHTGLLPRMTREGFKGDIYCTPPTRDLMDIMLQDSAHIQEMEAEWETRKQSRFGRRKPVEPLYTMADAQNAVRRLRPVEYNAPFEPAPGIRVTYKDAGHILGSAFLEIEVTENGTPTRLVFSGDLGRPNQLIVNDPDHPARPDYLFMESTYGDRDHKNSENSRAELAEAIAYSHGHGEKVIIPAFAVERTQQVLYTLHMLWQEGKLPADMPVYIDSPLAIRATEIFRKHPRFYDDDLKAAYARGEDPLSLPNLRYTLSSQESQALNGMKGSAVIISASGMCNAGRIKHHLRHNLWRQGASIVFVGYQGVGTPGRKIVDGAQTLRLFNEDVAVNAKVFTIGGFSAHAGQSHLLDWVGAFQHKDMEVFLVHGEEKAQVTLSEKLHERYGLTVHVPTYMEEVTLKPGRTMLTAPDESRAHPRVDWEFLLGDTEAKVAMLRQRLAGVETRPWVEQVDIRDRVADLNREILSLLSQV, encoded by the coding sequence CGTCACCGGCTCGTGCTACATGCTGGAAGCCAACGGCACCCGCTTCGCCATCGATTGCGGCATGCACCAGGGCAACTCCGAAATCGAAAAGCGCAACGTCGATACGGACATCTACCGCCCCGGCGACATCGCCTTCTTTCTCGTCACCCACGCGCACATCGACCACACCGGCCTTCTGCCGCGCATGACGCGCGAAGGCTTCAAGGGCGACATCTACTGCACCCCGCCCACGCGCGACCTGATGGACATCATGTTGCAGGATTCCGCGCACATCCAGGAAATGGAAGCAGAGTGGGAAACCCGCAAGCAAAGCCGCTTCGGCAGGCGCAAGCCGGTGGAGCCCCTGTACACCATGGCCGACGCCCAGAACGCCGTGCGCAGGCTGCGCCCCGTGGAATACAACGCCCCGTTCGAACCCGCTCCGGGCATCCGCGTCACCTACAAGGACGCGGGGCACATTCTGGGGTCCGCGTTCCTCGAAATAGAGGTGACGGAAAACGGCACCCCCACGCGGCTGGTGTTTTCCGGCGACCTTGGGCGGCCCAACCAGCTCATCGTCAACGACCCCGACCATCCCGCCCGGCCCGACTACCTGTTCATGGAGTCCACCTACGGCGACCGCGACCACAAGAATTCCGAAAACAGCCGCGCCGAACTGGCGGAAGCCATCGCCTACAGCCACGGCCACGGCGAAAAGGTGATCATTCCCGCCTTTGCGGTGGAACGCACCCAGCAGGTGCTGTACACCCTGCACATGCTGTGGCAGGAGGGCAAGCTGCCCGCCGACATGCCGGTGTACATCGACAGCCCGCTGGCCATCCGCGCCACGGAAATCTTCCGCAAGCACCCGCGCTTCTACGATGACGACCTGAAGGCCGCCTACGCGCGCGGCGAAGATCCGCTGTCCCTGCCCAACCTGCGCTACACCCTGAGCAGCCAGGAATCGCAGGCGCTCAACGGCATGAAGGGTTCGGCGGTGATCATTTCCGCCAGCGGCATGTGCAACGCCGGACGCATCAAGCACCACCTGCGCCACAACCTGTGGCGGCAGGGGGCGTCCATCGTGTTCGTGGGCTATCAGGGCGTGGGCACGCCGGGCCGCAAGATCGTGGACGGGGCCCAGACCCTTCGCCTGTTCAACGAAGACGTGGCGGTGAACGCCAAGGTGTTCACCATCGGCGGCTTTTCGGCCCATGCCGGGCAAAGCCACCTGCTCGACTGGGTGGGGGCCTTCCAGCACAAGGACATGGAAGTGTTTCTGGTGCACGGCGAAGAAAAGGCCCAGGTCACCCTTTCGGAAAAGCTGCACGAGCGCTACGGTCTTACCGTGCACGTGCCCACCTACATGGAAGAGGTGACGCTGAAGCCGGGCCGCACCATGCTGACCGCGCCCGACGAAAGCCGCGCCCACCCGCGGGTGGACTGGGAATTCCTGCTGGGCGACACCGAGGCCAAGGTGGCCATGCTGCGCCAGCGTCTGGCCGGGGTGGAAACCCGCCCCTGGGTGGAACAGGTGGACATCCGCGACCGGGTGGCCGACCTGAACCGGGAGATACTGAGCCTGTTGTCGCAGGTGTAG